The following are from one region of the Streptomyces rubrogriseus genome:
- the der gene encoding ribosome biogenesis GTPase Der → MNDHIHPEGSGAEHDHGALGDAEYAQFMELAAEEGFDIEEVEGAIEEAGHGPLPVLAVVGRPNVGKSTLVNRIIGRREAVVEDKPGVTRDRVTYEAEWAGRRFKVVDTGGWEQDVLGIDASVAAQAEYAIEAADAVVFVVDAKVGATDTDEAVVRLLRKAGKPVVLCANKVDGPSGEADASYLWSLGLGEPHPVSALHGRGTGDMLDRVLEALPEAPAQTFGTAVGGPRRIALIGRPNVGKSSLLNKVAGEERVVVNELAGTTRDPVDELIELGGVTWKFVDTAGIRKRVHLQQGADYYASLRTAAAVEKAEVAVILIDASESISVQDQRIVTMAVEAGRAIVVAYNKWDTLDEERRYYLEREIETELGQVAWAPRVNVSAQTGRHMEKLVPAIETALAGWETRVPTGRLNAFLGELVAAHPHPVRGGKQPRILFGTQAGTKPPRFVLFASGFIEAGYRRFIERRLREEFGFEGTPIHISVRVREKRGAKKK, encoded by the coding sequence ATGAACGACCACATCCACCCCGAGGGCTCGGGCGCGGAGCACGACCACGGGGCGCTCGGCGACGCCGAGTACGCGCAGTTCATGGAGCTGGCCGCCGAAGAGGGCTTCGACATCGAGGAGGTCGAGGGCGCGATCGAGGAGGCCGGGCACGGCCCGCTGCCCGTCCTCGCCGTCGTCGGTCGCCCCAACGTCGGCAAGTCGACCCTCGTGAACCGCATCATCGGCCGCCGCGAGGCCGTCGTCGAGGACAAGCCGGGCGTCACCCGCGACCGCGTCACCTACGAGGCCGAGTGGGCCGGGCGCCGCTTCAAGGTCGTCGACACCGGCGGCTGGGAGCAGGACGTCCTCGGCATCGACGCCTCCGTGGCCGCGCAGGCCGAGTACGCCATCGAGGCCGCCGACGCGGTCGTCTTCGTCGTGGACGCCAAGGTCGGCGCCACCGACACCGACGAGGCGGTCGTCCGGCTGCTGCGCAAGGCCGGCAAGCCCGTCGTGCTGTGCGCCAACAAGGTCGACGGCCCGAGCGGCGAGGCCGACGCCTCCTACCTGTGGTCGCTGGGCCTCGGCGAGCCGCACCCGGTCTCCGCGCTGCACGGCCGCGGCACCGGTGACATGCTGGACCGCGTTCTGGAGGCCCTGCCCGAGGCCCCGGCCCAGACCTTCGGCACCGCCGTCGGCGGCCCGCGCCGCATCGCCCTGATCGGCCGCCCCAACGTCGGCAAGTCCTCGCTGCTGAACAAGGTGGCCGGCGAGGAGCGCGTCGTCGTCAACGAACTGGCCGGCACCACCCGCGACCCGGTCGACGAGCTGATCGAGCTGGGCGGCGTCACCTGGAAGTTCGTCGACACGGCGGGCATCCGCAAGCGCGTCCACCTCCAGCAGGGCGCCGACTACTACGCCTCGCTGCGCACCGCCGCCGCCGTCGAGAAGGCGGAGGTGGCCGTGATCCTCATCGACGCCTCCGAGTCGATCTCGGTCCAGGACCAGCGGATCGTCACCATGGCCGTCGAGGCGGGCCGCGCGATCGTCGTCGCCTACAACAAGTGGGACACCCTCGACGAGGAGCGCCGCTACTACCTGGAGCGGGAGATCGAGACGGAGCTGGGCCAGGTGGCGTGGGCGCCGCGGGTCAACGTCTCGGCGCAGACCGGTCGGCACATGGAGAAGCTGGTCCCCGCGATCGAGACCGCCCTGGCCGGCTGGGAGACCCGCGTCCCGACGGGCCGGCTCAACGCCTTCCTCGGCGAGCTGGTCGCCGCCCACCCGCACCCGGTGCGGGGCGGCAAGCAGCCGCGGATCCTCTTCGGCACCCAGGCGGGCACCAAGCCCCCGCGGTTCGTGCTCTTCGCCTCCGGCTTCATCGAGGCGGGCTACCGGCGCTTCATCGAACGCCGGCTGCGCGAGGAGTTCGGCTTCGAGGGGACGCCGATCCACATCTCGGTGCGGGTGCGCGAGAAGCGCGGCGCGAAGAAGAAGTAG
- a CDS encoding amino acid ABC transporter permease, which yields MSSDTLAKSAAPPDTPDGTDLPRIVPQRHPGQWTAAAIVLVLLALAVNSVLRNEAFQWGVVADRFTSDAVLRGLWLTLWLTAVVMLLGFALGTLLAAFRLSANPVLRAVSRGYVWLFRSIPVLVQLLLWFNIGALYPRVLGVRTVDLLGPVTVAIIGLTLHEAAYAAEVVRGGILSVDRGQVEAAQALGLSRWRRWRRIVLPQAMRSIVPPAGNMLIGTLKGTSIVSVIAVQDLLYSVQLVYHRTYQVIPLLMVATVWYTVITSLLGIGQYYVEKHYARGTERSR from the coding sequence ATGTCCTCCGACACCCTCGCCAAGTCCGCCGCCCCACCGGACACCCCGGACGGGACGGACCTCCCGCGGATCGTCCCGCAACGCCACCCCGGCCAGTGGACGGCCGCCGCGATCGTCCTCGTCCTCCTCGCTCTCGCCGTCAACTCCGTACTGCGCAACGAGGCGTTCCAGTGGGGCGTCGTCGCGGACCGGTTCACCTCCGACGCCGTCCTGCGCGGCCTGTGGCTCACCCTCTGGCTCACCGCCGTCGTCATGCTCCTCGGCTTCGCGCTGGGCACCCTGCTCGCCGCGTTCCGGCTCTCCGCCAACCCCGTGCTGCGCGCGGTGAGCCGGGGCTACGTGTGGCTGTTCCGGTCGATACCGGTCCTGGTGCAGCTGTTGCTGTGGTTCAACATCGGCGCCCTGTACCCGCGGGTCCTCGGTGTGCGGACGGTCGACCTGCTCGGCCCGGTCACCGTGGCGATCATCGGCCTCACGCTCCACGAGGCCGCGTACGCCGCCGAGGTGGTGCGCGGCGGCATCCTCTCCGTGGACCGCGGCCAGGTCGAGGCCGCGCAGGCGCTCGGCCTGAGCCGGTGGCGCCGGTGGCGGCGGATCGTCCTGCCGCAGGCCATGCGCTCCATCGTGCCGCCGGCCGGGAACATGCTGATCGGCACCCTCAAGGGCACCTCCATCGTCAGCGTCATCGCCGTACAGGACCTGCTCTACTCGGTGCAGCTCGTCTACCACCGCACCTACCAGGTCATCCCGCTGCTGATGGTGGCCACCGTCTGGTACACCGTCATCACCTCGCTGCTCGGCATCGGCCAGTACTACGTCGAGAAGCACTACGCCCGCGGCACGGAGCGCTCCCGATGA
- a CDS encoding cell division protein SepF, whose protein sequence is MGSVRKASAWLGLVDDNNDDERYYDDDYSEGTEQPGDAWVTDPRVKVASDVAEEKGRRIATVTPDSFRDARAIGELFRDGVPVIVNLTAMEGTDAKRVVDFAAGLIFGLRGSIERVSTRVFLLSPADTQVISGDAGAHRSDGFFNQS, encoded by the coding sequence ATGGGATCGGTACGCAAGGCGAGTGCGTGGCTCGGCCTCGTCGACGACAACAACGATGACGAGCGTTACTACGACGACGACTACTCCGAGGGCACCGAGCAGCCCGGGGACGCCTGGGTCACGGACCCGCGGGTCAAGGTGGCTTCGGACGTGGCCGAGGAGAAGGGCCGCCGCATCGCGACGGTCACCCCGGACAGCTTCCGGGACGCACGGGCCATCGGTGAGCTGTTCCGGGACGGGGTCCCGGTCATCGTCAACCTGACGGCCATGGAGGGCACCGACGCCAAGCGCGTGGTCGACTTCGCGGCCGGGCTCATCTTCGGCCTGCGCGGTTCGATCGAGCGGGTGTCCACCCGGGTGTTCCTGCTGAGCCCGGCCGACACCCAGGTCATCAGCGGCGACGCCGGGGCGCACCGGTCCGACGGTTTCTTCAACCAGAGCTGA
- a CDS encoding phosphatase PAP2 family protein, producing the protein MRTERKPTRLDRVFARLDREPERPALLDVPEMSRHRIALFAGTLAFYIAIVWAVVISSWLVRLDWQVMFFRPYQQWPEIHAFVDYYVVLGQRGPTAVMVAAWLGWRSWRQHTLRPLLALGVSLLLLNVTVGAAKYGMGRLGPHYATTIGANEMWLGGDIFPSGHTANAVVTWGILAYLASTHRTRRWLSAISAVTSLGVGMSTVYLGTHWLSDVLLGWVAGLLILLALPWFEPLITRAEAWILGLRDRLYTRHDRRSTTKRPLGPPVPVTPTGSGSRPGAPAREPVAAPRTARAPAHLAPGPHTARSDRTPVTPAGSRRPPHTDRHTRNTAPTARPLSGG; encoded by the coding sequence GTGCGTACCGAACGGAAGCCCACCCGTCTGGACCGGGTGTTCGCGAGACTGGACCGGGAGCCGGAACGACCGGCGCTCCTGGACGTGCCGGAGATGTCCCGGCACAGGATCGCGCTGTTCGCCGGGACCCTCGCGTTCTACATCGCGATCGTGTGGGCCGTAGTGATCAGCTCGTGGCTGGTCCGGCTCGACTGGCAGGTCATGTTCTTCCGGCCCTACCAGCAGTGGCCGGAGATCCACGCGTTCGTCGACTACTACGTGGTGCTCGGCCAGCGCGGCCCCACCGCGGTGATGGTCGCGGCCTGGCTCGGCTGGCGCTCCTGGCGGCAGCACACCCTGCGTCCGCTGCTGGCGCTGGGCGTCTCGCTGCTCCTGCTGAACGTCACGGTCGGCGCCGCCAAGTACGGCATGGGGCGACTGGGACCGCACTACGCGACCACGATCGGCGCCAACGAGATGTGGCTCGGCGGCGATATATTTCCGAGCGGTCACACCGCGAACGCCGTCGTCACCTGGGGCATCCTCGCCTACCTGGCCTCGACGCACCGGACCCGGCGCTGGCTGTCCGCGATCTCCGCGGTCACCTCGCTCGGGGTGGGCATGTCCACCGTCTACCTCGGCACGCACTGGCTCAGCGACGTGCTCCTGGGCTGGGTGGCGGGCCTGCTGATCCTGCTGGCGCTTCCCTGGTTCGAGCCGCTGATCACCCGTGCGGAGGCGTGGATCCTCGGTCTGCGCGACCGCTTGTACACCCGTCACGACCGCCGGAGCACCACGAAGCGGCCGCTCGGCCCGCCCGTACCCGTCACCCCGACCGGCTCCGGCAGCCGGCCCGGGGCACCGGCCCGCGAGCCGGTCGCCGCGCCCCGCACCGCCCGGGCTCCGGCACACCTGGCGCCGGGCCCGCACACGGCCCGCTCGGACCGTACGCCGGTGACCCCGGCCGGCAGCCGCCGGCCGCCGCACACCGACCGGCACACCCGCAACACGGCGCCCACCGCACGACCCCTGTCGGGCGGCTGA
- a CDS encoding acyl-CoA dehydrogenase family protein: MAASPKLPAFDPADPLGIDDLLEPEDLAVRDTVRSWAADRVLPHIADWYESGELPGIRELARELGGIGALGMSLEGYGCAGASAVQYGLACLELEAADSGIRSLVSVQGSLAMYAIHRFGSEGQKQEWLPRMAAGEVIGCFGLTEPDHGSDPANMRTNAKRDAGGDWVLNGRKMWITNGSVAGVAVVWAQTEEGIRGFVVPTGTPGFSAPEIKHKWSLRASVTSELVLDDVRLPADAVLPEVTGLRGPLSCLSHARYGIVWGSMGAARSSFEAAVEYAKSREQFGRAIGGFQLTQAKLADMAVELHKGILLAHHLGRRMDAGRLRPEQVSFGKLNNVREAIDICRTARTILGANGISLEYPVMRHATNLESVLTYEGTVEMHQLVLGKALTGLDAFR, from the coding sequence ATGGCCGCGTCCCCGAAGTTGCCCGCGTTCGACCCCGCCGACCCCCTAGGCATCGACGACCTGCTCGAGCCGGAGGACCTCGCCGTCCGGGACACCGTGCGGAGCTGGGCCGCGGACCGCGTGCTGCCGCACATCGCGGACTGGTACGAGAGCGGCGAGCTGCCCGGCATCCGGGAGCTCGCCCGGGAACTCGGGGGCATCGGCGCGCTCGGCATGTCGCTCGAGGGGTACGGCTGCGCCGGTGCGTCCGCCGTCCAGTACGGGCTCGCCTGTCTGGAGCTGGAGGCGGCCGACTCCGGCATCCGCTCCCTGGTCTCCGTGCAGGGCTCCCTCGCCATGTACGCCATCCACCGCTTCGGGAGCGAGGGGCAGAAGCAGGAGTGGCTGCCGCGCATGGCCGCCGGCGAGGTCATCGGGTGCTTCGGGCTGACCGAGCCCGACCACGGGTCCGACCCGGCCAACATGCGCACCAACGCCAAGCGGGACGCCGGCGGCGACTGGGTGCTCAACGGGCGCAAGATGTGGATCACCAACGGCTCGGTGGCCGGTGTCGCCGTCGTCTGGGCGCAGACCGAGGAGGGGATCCGCGGCTTCGTCGTGCCGACCGGCACTCCCGGCTTCTCGGCGCCCGAGATCAAGCACAAGTGGTCCCTGCGGGCCAGCGTCACCAGCGAACTGGTGCTCGACGACGTGCGGCTGCCCGCCGACGCCGTACTGCCGGAGGTGACCGGGCTGCGCGGACCGCTGAGCTGTCTCTCGCACGCCCGTTACGGCATCGTCTGGGGTTCGATGGGCGCGGCCCGCAGCTCCTTCGAGGCGGCCGTGGAGTACGCGAAGTCGCGGGAGCAGTTCGGGCGGGCCATCGGAGGCTTCCAGCTGACCCAGGCCAAGCTCGCCGACATGGCGGTCGAACTGCACAAGGGGATCCTGCTCGCCCACCACCTCGGGCGGCGCATGGACGCCGGCCGCCTGCGTCCCGAGCAGGTCAGCTTCGGCAAGCTCAACAACGTACGCGAGGCCATCGACATCTGCCGTACGGCCCGTACGATCCTCGGAGCCAACGGGATCTCCCTCGAATATCCCGTGATGCGGCACGCGACGAACCTGGAATCGGTGCTCACCTACGAGGGCACCGTCGAGATGCACCAGCTGGTGCTGGGCAAGGCGCTCACCGGACTCGACGCCTTCCGGTAG
- a CDS encoding ABC transporter substrate-binding protein, with the protein MRTPTRARKRLFLPFALITSAALLLTACGSGDPAADAAGTAAGSDAVPTTDVVSGVRRNADAVRLLPRGTTELTLAVSVGGTPPGTTYLPDGKTLTGQDVDFAHAVAQALDIGLKTEQASFEAILPALDSGKYDIGASNFGVTDERRGTIDFVTYINDGQGFAAREDSELSEVTDLRQLCGRKVATGAGTTFEATLEESRHLCTDAGDTAYTVQTYSEPGALWSSLQQGRSDVVMSTINGLRYAVAHQQGLKFLNEFHRLDVGFALKKGSDLAPALQAAVNGLIADGTYARILKKWGTTESATAKSEISPPELKD; encoded by the coding sequence ATGCGTACGCCCACGCGTGCCCGAAAACGACTCTTCCTCCCTTTCGCCCTGATCACCTCTGCCGCCCTGCTGCTCACGGCGTGCGGCTCCGGTGATCCCGCCGCGGACGCCGCGGGCACGGCGGCCGGCTCCGACGCGGTTCCCACCACGGACGTCGTCTCCGGCGTCCGGCGGAACGCGGACGCGGTGCGGCTGCTGCCGCGGGGCACCACGGAACTCACCCTCGCCGTCAGCGTCGGCGGCACCCCGCCGGGCACCACCTACCTGCCCGACGGCAAGACGCTGACCGGCCAGGACGTGGACTTCGCGCACGCGGTCGCCCAGGCGCTCGACATCGGCCTCAAGACCGAACAGGCGTCCTTCGAAGCGATCCTGCCGGCCCTGGACAGCGGCAAGTACGACATCGGCGCCAGCAACTTCGGAGTGACCGATGAACGGCGCGGGACCATCGACTTCGTCACGTACATCAACGACGGCCAGGGCTTCGCCGCCCGCGAGGACAGCGAGTTGTCCGAGGTCACCGACCTGAGGCAGCTGTGCGGGCGGAAGGTGGCGACCGGCGCGGGCACCACCTTCGAGGCCACGCTGGAGGAGAGCCGGCACCTGTGCACGGACGCGGGCGACACGGCGTACACGGTGCAGACGTACAGCGAGCCCGGCGCGCTGTGGTCCTCGCTCCAGCAGGGGCGCAGCGATGTCGTGATGTCGACCATCAACGGTCTGCGCTACGCCGTCGCCCACCAGCAGGGCCTGAAGTTCCTCAACGAGTTCCACCGCCTGGACGTCGGCTTCGCGCTGAAGAAGGGCTCCGACCTGGCGCCCGCCCTCCAGGCCGCGGTGAACGGACTGATCGCCGACGGAACGTACGCCCGCATCCTGAAGAAGTGGGGCACGACGGAGTCGGCGACAGCGAAGTCCGAGATCTCACCACCCGAGCTGAAGGACTGA
- a CDS encoding glycosyltransferase family 39 protein → MTDLETRGAARMGAPGPPGALRRAAPALLGYAAVRALGLLALALWSAARDKSAYTLLTARWDSLWYTRVAELGYGYEVRLPNGDVHSNLAFFPLLPWLERLGAALTPLSYADAGFVVSLLASLAAAWGIFAVAEHVYDRRVGVCAVLLWAVLPVGVVQSMAYSESLFTALAAWSLYAVLTGRWVTAGALAALAGLTRPVGLAVTAAVWAAAVTAFARSRSESGKGGAGDEGGAPGVRRVVGMLLAPLGAAGYVLWVGHRTGKGPLGYLDVQAGWRNGFDGGAAFARFVAAKFTSFPGALAGVGLIVGVALLVWLYVVCVRQRQPLPLLVYAGLVTVLALCASSYFGSKPRLLLPAFPLLFPLAVGLARLRTARSAPVVCGVAAVAAVYGAFWLNGSGPP, encoded by the coding sequence GTGACCGATCTTGAAACGCGCGGCGCGGCCCGCATGGGCGCCCCGGGTCCGCCCGGTGCCCTGCGCCGGGCCGCCCCGGCGCTCCTCGGCTACGCGGCCGTGCGCGCGCTGGGCCTGCTCGCCCTGGCCCTGTGGAGCGCCGCGCGCGACAAGAGCGCGTACACGCTGCTGACGGCCCGCTGGGACTCCCTCTGGTACACCAGGGTCGCCGAGCTGGGGTACGGCTACGAGGTGCGGCTGCCCAATGGCGACGTGCACTCCAACCTGGCGTTCTTCCCGCTGCTGCCCTGGCTGGAGCGGCTCGGCGCGGCGCTGACGCCCCTGTCGTACGCCGACGCGGGGTTCGTCGTCTCCCTGCTCGCCTCGCTCGCCGCGGCCTGGGGGATCTTCGCGGTGGCGGAGCACGTCTACGACCGCCGCGTCGGCGTGTGCGCGGTGCTGCTGTGGGCCGTGCTGCCGGTCGGCGTCGTGCAGTCGATGGCCTACAGCGAGTCCCTGTTCACGGCGCTGGCCGCCTGGTCGCTGTACGCGGTGCTGACCGGGCGCTGGGTGACGGCCGGGGCTCTGGCCGCGCTGGCCGGCCTGACCCGCCCGGTGGGGCTCGCCGTGACGGCGGCAGTGTGGGCGGCCGCGGTCACCGCGTTCGCGCGAAGCCGGAGCGAGAGCGGCAAGGGGGGCGCGGGCGACGAGGGCGGCGCTCCGGGCGTGCGGCGCGTGGTCGGCATGCTGCTCGCACCCCTGGGCGCGGCGGGTTACGTCCTGTGGGTCGGCCACCGCACCGGCAAGGGCCCGCTCGGCTATCTCGACGTACAGGCAGGCTGGCGCAACGGTTTCGACGGCGGCGCGGCCTTCGCCCGCTTCGTCGCCGCCAAGTTCACGTCGTTCCCGGGGGCCCTGGCGGGCGTCGGGCTGATCGTCGGGGTCGCGCTCCTGGTCTGGCTGTACGTGGTGTGCGTACGGCAGCGCCAGCCGCTCCCGCTGCTGGTGTACGCGGGGCTCGTCACCGTGCTCGCCCTGTGCGCGTCGAGCTACTTCGGCTCGAAGCCCAGGCTGCTGCTGCCCGCGTTCCCGCTGCTGTTCCCGCTGGCCGTGGGCCTGGCCCGGCTGCGCACCGCCAGGTCGGCGCCGGTGGTGTGCGGTGTCGCGGCGGTGGCGGCGGTGTACGGGGCGTTCTGGCTGAACGGCTCGGGTCCGCCCTGA
- a CDS encoding I78 family peptidase inhibitor, translating into MAPIPTPPAEPQDSPDTYVGLDSDAAERLARERGWSTVRSLAPGTVITMEYRVGRLNFEVKDGRVSRAWKG; encoded by the coding sequence ATGGCACCGATTCCGACACCCCCCGCCGAGCCCCAGGACAGTCCGGACACCTACGTCGGCCTCGATTCCGACGCAGCCGAACGGCTGGCGCGGGAGCGGGGCTGGTCGACGGTGCGGTCACTGGCGCCGGGCACGGTCATCACCATGGAGTACCGGGTGGGGCGCCTCAACTTCGAGGTGAAGGACGGCCGGGTGTCCCGGGCCTGGAAGGGCTAG
- a CDS encoding lysophospholipid acyltransferase family protein, whose translation MTASSAAPAPSEKGAEVGRRIGVGLMYGLWKPRVLGAWRVPATGPVIYAVNHAHNIDGPMVMGVAPRPTHFLIKKEAFIGPLGRFLTGIGQLKVDRHAADRAAIGQALGVLADGGVLGIFPEGTRGEGDFASLRAGLAYFAVRSGAPIVPVAVLGSTDRPGRLIKALPPLRSRVDVVFGDPFDAGDGSGRRTRKALDEATERIQKQLTAHLENARRLTGR comes from the coding sequence GTGACCGCATCCTCCGCCGCGCCCGCCCCCTCCGAGAAGGGCGCCGAGGTCGGCCGGCGCATCGGTGTCGGCCTGATGTACGGGCTGTGGAAGCCGCGCGTGCTCGGCGCCTGGCGGGTGCCCGCCACCGGCCCGGTGATCTACGCCGTCAACCACGCGCACAACATCGACGGCCCGATGGTCATGGGCGTCGCGCCCCGGCCGACGCACTTCCTGATCAAGAAGGAGGCGTTCATCGGCCCGCTCGGACGCTTCCTGACCGGCATCGGCCAGTTGAAGGTGGACCGCCACGCCGCCGACCGCGCGGCCATAGGGCAGGCGCTCGGCGTGCTGGCCGACGGCGGCGTCCTCGGCATCTTCCCGGAGGGCACCCGGGGCGAGGGCGACTTCGCCTCGCTGCGCGCCGGGCTGGCCTACTTCGCGGTGCGCAGCGGCGCGCCGATCGTCCCGGTCGCGGTGCTGGGAAGCACGGACCGTCCCGGACGGTTGATAAAGGCGCTGCCCCCGCTGCGCTCGCGCGTCGACGTCGTCTTCGGCGACCCCTTCGACGCGGGCGACGGCAGCGGGCGGCGCACCCGCAAGGCACTGGACGAGGCCACCGAACGCATCCAGAAGCAGCTCACCGCGCACCTGGAAAACGCCAGGCGCCTCACCGGGCGCTGA
- a CDS encoding MFS transporter, translated as MSGTTTAAAAPRRRAAGAGANRWVVLVVLCVSLLLVAVDATVLHVAVPAVTEDLRPGAIELLWIVDVYPLVCASLLILFGTLGDRVGRRRVLLLGYALFGVASALAALADTAQVLIAARALLGVGGAMIMPATLSILRQVFPDRRERALAIGIWSAVAAVGAAVGPLLGGFLLEHFWWGSVFLVNIPLMLVSLPVGRLLLPESKGDGRGPWDVVGALMAAGGLFGVVLGVKRLGGGEPAASLLTVLPLVLGAALLAGFVRRQRRRTYPLVDLAMFRRPAFSTSVGCIVLAMLALVGLELIAAQYLQLVLGLSPLETGLRLLPLTFAAMAAGLAGARLLRRFGPRRTVCAGFCLTAFAVVLLTAMGRADNCALLLTGFVLLGFGLETTLFGAYESMLSEAPQEQSGGAAAIGETSYQLGAGIGIALLGSVMNAAYAPGLTAGVPGVPAPASAAAGHSLGEAYEVAAQLGGPAGVALRRAAGDAFVHGLHVTLVVSAGLLLLGAVMALRLPRVMQCEEASVPAPRGAVESQSRVSV; from the coding sequence ATGTCCGGGACGACCACGGCTGCCGCCGCGCCGCGCCGTCGGGCGGCCGGGGCCGGTGCCAACCGCTGGGTGGTCCTGGTCGTCCTCTGCGTCAGCCTGCTGCTCGTCGCCGTGGACGCGACCGTGCTGCACGTGGCGGTCCCCGCCGTCACCGAGGACCTCCGGCCCGGCGCCATCGAGCTGCTCTGGATCGTCGACGTCTACCCGCTCGTCTGCGCCTCGCTGCTGATCCTCTTCGGCACGCTGGGCGACCGGGTGGGCCGCAGACGGGTCCTGCTGCTCGGCTACGCCCTCTTCGGCGTCGCCTCCGCGCTCGCGGCCCTCGCCGACACCGCCCAGGTGCTGATCGCGGCCCGCGCGCTGCTCGGCGTCGGCGGCGCCATGATCATGCCCGCGACGCTGTCGATCCTGCGGCAGGTCTTCCCCGACCGGCGGGAGCGGGCGCTGGCCATCGGCATCTGGAGCGCCGTGGCCGCGGTCGGCGCGGCGGTCGGCCCGCTGCTCGGCGGCTTCCTGCTCGAGCACTTCTGGTGGGGCTCGGTCTTCCTCGTCAACATCCCGCTGATGCTGGTCAGCCTGCCGGTGGGGCGGCTGCTGCTGCCCGAGTCGAAGGGCGACGGCCGCGGGCCCTGGGACGTGGTCGGGGCACTGATGGCGGCGGGCGGCCTGTTCGGGGTCGTCCTGGGCGTGAAGCGGCTGGGCGGCGGGGAGCCGGCGGCGAGCCTGCTCACCGTGCTGCCGCTGGTGCTGGGCGCGGCGCTGCTGGCGGGATTCGTACGGCGGCAGCGGCGGCGGACGTATCCGCTGGTCGACCTCGCGATGTTCCGGCGGCCGGCGTTCAGTACGTCGGTGGGGTGCATCGTGCTGGCCATGCTGGCGCTGGTGGGGCTCGAGCTGATCGCCGCGCAGTACCTGCAGCTGGTGCTCGGTCTTTCGCCGCTGGAGACCGGGCTGCGGCTGCTGCCGCTGACCTTCGCGGCGATGGCGGCGGGGCTTGCGGGGGCGCGGCTGCTGCGGCGGTTCGGGCCGCGGCGGACGGTGTGCGCGGGGTTCTGCCTGACGGCCTTCGCGGTGGTGCTGCTCACGGCGATGGGCCGGGCCGACAACTGCGCGCTGCTGCTGACCGGGTTCGTGCTGCTGGGCTTCGGTCTGGAGACGACGCTGTTCGGGGCGTACGAGTCGATGCTGAGCGAGGCGCCGCAGGAGCAGTCGGGGGGCGCGGCGGCGATCGGGGAGACCTCGTACCAGCTGGGCGCCGGGATCGGCATCGCCCTGCTGGGCAGTGTGATGAACGCGGCGTACGCGCCCGGGCTGACGGCGGGCGTGCCGGGGGTGCCGGCGCCGGCGTCGGCGGCGGCGGGGCATTCGCTGGGGGAGGCGTACGAGGTTGCCGCGCAGCTCGGGGGGCCTGCGGGGGTGGCGTTGCGGCGGGCCGCGGGGGACGCGTTCGTGCACGGGCTGCATGTGACGTTGGTGGTGAGTGCGGGGTTGTTGCTGCTGGGGGCGGTGATGGCGTTGCGGTTGCCGCGGGTGATGCAGTGCGAGGAGGCTTCCGTGCCCGCGCCCCGGGGGGCCGTGGAGTCCCAGTCCCGCGTCTCGGTGTGA